The Brassica oleracea var. oleracea cultivar TO1000 chromosome C7, BOL, whole genome shotgun sequence sequence GGGGTTTTTAGGGGAATATAAGAAGCAATACACAGTTTCTTAACTTTTTATTTAAAAATTAAGAAACAATTTCTTATATTTCCCTAAGAACCCCGTCCTTAGAAACTATGGATAATCATGCTCTAAGAGCAGAGGTTTCTCAAAGAAAAACAAAAATTAATATTATAATATCTTTATCTTGTTTAAGTAGTTGAAAGGTTTTGAGAGTGACATCTGTTACTTATGGTGGAACCGAGTTCTTAAAATGTCGAAACAAGAACCTTTCATGCTTCTCTCTCATATTTTTCTTATTTTTTTATTTACTTTTAATTGTTAGAACTCCTTTCTATATACACGGATGGAGCTGGTCTAAGTTATAATATGTAATCCTACATTAACCCAGTGGTTATATAATAAACATATAGAACATAAAATGATGACAAGTTAAATGCTAAATGGTTTCGTTTGTTTTGCAGGTGCGTAATAAAAAGCTAAACACATTATCAGACAAAAAGAAAACAAAGGAGTTCTCACAAAACACACACACGCAAGTTTAATGTTTACTGCTACGGGAAGACAATAGCGTCAGCCATGAGAACCATACTCATGCGACGTAAAACGCTCTGACCGCTTGTACTCACGATCATCATATCGGTAACGGTCGCCCTACTGATCATAACGGTCAGGGTCACCTCCTTGTTCCTCCTCACGCTCATCATAATGGCTTGAACGTCTACGCCCTTCGTAGTAGCCACGACCTTCCTCTGACTCACCTCTCCTCTGCTTCCACCCACCCCTCTCATACTCCGTTTCTCTCTCACGAGATCTCCCACCATCGTCGTCATACTCGCCGCTCTCGTACTCCCTTTCCCTTTTCCGACTCCGGTCACGATCGTGATCCCGTGCACGACGGTCTCTATCTCCTCTGCACGCCTGCTCTCT is a genomic window containing:
- the LOC106301871 gene encoding U1 small nuclear ribonucleoprotein 70 kDa-like, with amino-acid sequence MLGGGLGTTRVPGEKITGEGEQKQQQPSPGRSSRSEEPRAREDREKSRDRGKEREREQSRERSRDRPRESHREDKHHRDRGRERESRRAEEIETVVHGITIVTGVGKGKGSTRAASMTTMVGDLVREKRSMRGVGGSRGEVSQRKVVATTKGVDVQAIMMSVRRNKEVTLTVMISRATVTDMMIVSTSGQSVLRRMSMVLMADAIVFP